One window of Myxocyprinus asiaticus isolate MX2 ecotype Aquarium Trade chromosome 6, UBuf_Myxa_2, whole genome shotgun sequence genomic DNA carries:
- the rgs5b gene encoding regulator of G-protein signaling 5b: protein MCRTLEHLPINCLERAKELKARFGSFLMKQERNIMGHSHKTDKLTLEDRKKWSLSFHELLACKEGLSAFRAFLSSEYSEENITFYLACEDFKITKNSSKLCSKAKKIYEEFICCDAPREVNLDHETRSITLKNIEHPTLSSFNLAQSKIYTLMEKDCYPRFLKSTVYQELITQHVG, encoded by the exons ATGTGCCGAACATTAGAGCATCTGCCTATCAACTGTCTGGAAAG GGCAAAGGAGCTAAAGGCTCGGTTTGGAAGTTTTCTGATGAAGCAAGAGCGAAATATCATGGGTCACTCTCACAAAACTGACAAACTAACTTTAGAGGACAGGAAAAAATGGAGCCTGTCTTTCCATGAACTCCTGGCTTGCAAAG AGGGACTGTCTGCTTTCAGAGCATTTCTATCATCTGAGTACAGTGAAGAAAACATAACTTTCTATCTGGCCTGTGAGGACTTCAAGATCACGAAGAATTCCTCCAAGCTCTGCTCCAAAGCCAAGAAAATCTATGAGGAATTCATCTGCTGTGACGCACCGAGAGAG GTTAATCTTGATCATGAAACTAGAAGTATCACCCTGAAGAATATAGAGCACCCCACCCTCTCCTCCTTCAACCTGGCCCAGAGCAAAATATACACCCTCATGGAGAAAGATTGCTACCCTCGTTTCCTAAAGTCAACAGTCTACCAGGAACTCATCACACAACATGTGGGCTAA